The DNA region CTGGATGAGGGCCGACCGAGGCGCAATCCGCGAGCCGGAAGCCTTTCTGCGCCGCGTCGTCACAAGACTCTGCCTCGACCAGCTGAAATCGGCCCGCCATCAGCGCGAGACCTATATCGGCCCCTGGCTGCCGGAGCCGGTGGTCGAGGAGGAGGACGAGGCGGAGGACGTCACCCTGCCGCTGATGCTGGCGCTGGAGCGCCTGTCGCCGCTGGAGCGCGCGGCCCTGCTGCTCCACGATGTCTTCGGTCAGCCCTTCGAGGAGATCGCGGTGACGCTGGACCGTGACGTCGCCGCCTGCCGGCAGCTCGCGGCACGGGCGCGCAGAAACGTTCGCGAGGAACGCGTCCGCTTTGCGGTGGATCGCAAGCAGGGTCTGGAAATCGCCCAGGCCTTCTTCACCGCCTCCCGCAGCGGCGACATGACGGCGCTCTCCGCCATGCTGGCTGCCGGTGTCGAACTGCATTCCGATGGCGGCGGCAAGCGTTCGGCGGCGATCACGCCGATTCTCGGCCATGCTGCCGTGATGAAGGTTCACACCTATCTCTCGGATAAGATCTGGCCGCAGGGCTCGGACCTCCTGCGCATCGGGCTCGTCAACGGCCTGCCGGGTTTCGTCACGCAGGAGGCAGACGGCGAATTGCAGACCACGGCGCTGCAGATCGAAGACGGCGCGATCACCGCCATCTATGTCATGCGCAATCCGGACAAGCTCAGGCATCTGCATTGAGGAGGGGGGCGTGTTCTAGGTCCCTTCAATCCAGGAATACCGGCCGGGGTCTCCGCGGCTCAAATGGTCCATGCTTTTTGCCGGAAACTGGTCCTTCGTTTGACGCCAGTTGGATGCGATAATCACAAGAGGTTATCGGAGATCCACATGTACACCCCTCCAGCATTCATTGTTTCCGAAAGATCCGAACTCCTTGAGATGATGCGCCAATGTCATCTGGCGAATTTCATCACCGCCACAGCAGAGGGGCCGATGGCGACGCCCTTGCCACTGTTGCTTGATGAAACCGAGGGCGGAATGGGGGTGCTCTACGGCCATCTCGCAAGACCCAACCCGCAATGGCAGGCGGATGTCGTCGGACACGGCCTTGCCGTATTCATGGGCCCCGATGCCTACGTGACGCCATCCTGGTACGCAACGAAAGCCGAGCATGGAAAAGTGGTGCCAACCTGGAACTACGCAGCCGTGCACGCATCCGGTCCGGTCGAGTTCTTTGAGGATGCCGATCGTCTCCTCGATGTCGTCAGGCGTCTGACCGACAGGCATGAAGCCCCGCGCCAGCAGCCCTGGACCGTTGCCGACGCGCCGGAGAACTTCATCAGCGGGCAGTTACGTGGCATCATCGGCGTCCGGATGCCGATCGTCGAACTCAAGGGCAAACGCAAGATGAGCCAGAATCGTCCCGAGGCGGATCGGGAGGGCGTCAGGCGCGGCCTGCAGGAACGGGCCGAGCGGCACGACATCACGGTTGCCGCCATGGTTCCGACCTGAATTTGGGGCGTGAACGAGGCGCAGCCTGCCATCTTTGAAGGCAGCACTCAACCCGCATCCCCAATTGCCGCCGCCACCCCCACAGGCTAGGTTGCGCTCTCATTTGCTCCGGAGTCCCCACCCATGCCCGGCTATTCCGCCCGTCCGCCCGCCATCCCGACTGTTGTGCTTGACGATGCCGTCACCCGCATCACCCGCTGGGACTTCGAACCCGGTGCCGCGACAGGCCATCACACCCATGGTTTGGGCTATGTCGTCGTACCGCTCACCGATTGCCATTTCCTCATCGAGGATGCCGAAGGTGAGCGCCGTGTGACGTCGAAGGCCGGTGAAGCCTATCGCCGCGAG from Rhizobium glycinendophyticum includes:
- a CDS encoding FMN-binding negative transcriptional regulator yields the protein MYTPPAFIVSERSELLEMMRQCHLANFITATAEGPMATPLPLLLDETEGGMGVLYGHLARPNPQWQADVVGHGLAVFMGPDAYVTPSWYATKAEHGKVVPTWNYAAVHASGPVEFFEDADRLLDVVRRLTDRHEAPRQQPWTVADAPENFISGQLRGIIGVRMPIVELKGKRKMSQNRPEADREGVRRGLQERAERHDITVAAMVPT
- a CDS encoding cupin domain-containing protein; this translates as MPGYSARPPAIPTVVLDDAVTRITRWDFEPGAATGHHTHGLGYVVVPLTDCHFLIEDAEGERRVTSKAGEAYRREAGIEHNVVNGGDQPMSFVEIEYK
- a CDS encoding sigma-70 family RNA polymerase sigma factor produces the protein MHTSEHMDAAASFDPLRRKLMRLAYRMLGSVADAEDMLQEAFIRWMRADRGAIREPEAFLRRVVTRLCLDQLKSARHQRETYIGPWLPEPVVEEEDEAEDVTLPLMLALERLSPLERAALLLHDVFGQPFEEIAVTLDRDVAACRQLAARARRNVREERVRFAVDRKQGLEIAQAFFTASRSGDMTALSAMLAAGVELHSDGGGKRSAAITPILGHAAVMKVHTYLSDKIWPQGSDLLRIGLVNGLPGFVTQEADGELQTTALQIEDGAITAIYVMRNPDKLRHLH